One genomic segment of Mesoterricola silvestris includes these proteins:
- a CDS encoding tetratricopeptide repeat protein: MDLRPLIVAGLLGVAAQVWAAPAPEDPFFLPPDAKAYILKATGSAPTTQTKLQDLLQALFQKRSEGGLGLVYDNTRTRTVGEVWTEGKANCLSMTAFFVSACRAIGIHEEYAEALNTNHWRKAGGIVRFERHVVALTPAPPRNDLIADFVPELRKRYGTYKVVVLPESRFRALFYSNRAVERLTEGDMEGAREQAQLSLDADPKSSVGWNILGVVLASGADLPKAEEAYRRAMELDHRDGAPIGNMEALLRNTGRAEEAQRYRVLGETVRKKDPYFHAYLAEEALVEGDLGEAQTRIRSALKILPKDPDFLLLAARVRLATGDLDGAIRSLEDARKYADPAEQERYNSKIEGIQGMKGGKVER, translated from the coding sequence ATGGACCTGCGTCCTTTGATCGTGGCCGGCCTCCTGGGCGTCGCCGCCCAGGTGTGGGCGGCGCCCGCCCCGGAGGACCCCTTCTTCCTCCCCCCCGACGCCAAGGCCTACATCCTCAAGGCCACGGGCTCGGCGCCCACCACCCAGACCAAGCTCCAGGACCTCCTCCAGGCGCTCTTCCAGAAGCGCAGCGAGGGCGGGCTGGGCCTGGTCTACGACAACACCCGCACCCGCACGGTGGGCGAGGTGTGGACCGAAGGCAAGGCCAACTGCCTGTCCATGACGGCCTTCTTCGTGTCGGCGTGCCGGGCCATCGGGATCCACGAGGAGTACGCGGAGGCCCTGAACACCAACCACTGGCGCAAGGCGGGGGGAATCGTCCGCTTCGAGCGGCACGTGGTGGCCCTGACGCCCGCGCCGCCCCGCAACGACCTCATCGCGGATTTCGTGCCGGAGCTGCGGAAGCGCTACGGCACCTACAAGGTCGTCGTCCTGCCGGAATCCCGGTTCCGGGCCCTGTTCTACAGCAACCGGGCCGTGGAACGCCTCACGGAGGGGGACATGGAAGGCGCCCGGGAGCAGGCGCAGCTTTCCCTGGACGCGGATCCCAAATCGAGCGTCGGCTGGAACATCCTGGGCGTCGTGCTGGCCTCCGGCGCGGACCTGCCCAAGGCCGAGGAGGCCTACCGCCGCGCCATGGAGCTGGACCACCGCGACGGCGCGCCCATCGGGAACATGGAGGCCCTCCTGCGCAACACGGGCCGGGCGGAGGAGGCCCAGCGCTACCGGGTCCTGGGGGAAACGGTGCGGAAGAAGGATCCCTACTTCCACGCCTACCTGGCCGAGGAGGCCCTGGTGGAGGGCGACCTGGGCGAAGCCCAGACCCGGATCCGCTCGGCCCTGAAGATCCTGCCCAAGGACCCGGACTTCCTGCTGCTGGCGGCCCGGGTGCGGCTGGCGACCGGGGACCTGGACGGGGCCATCCGGAGCCTCGAGGACGCCCGGAAGTACGCGGACCCGGCGGAGCAGGAGCGGTACAACAGCAAGATCGAGGGGATCCAGGGGATGAAGGGCGGAAAGGTGGAGCGCTGA
- the rfaE2 gene encoding D-glycero-beta-D-manno-heptose 1-phosphate adenylyltransferase, translating into MTSPARYFPDAQAFLRAHPTRNGKLCFTNGCFDLIHPGHVQYLEDARALGDFLVVGLNSDASVARLKGPSRPLQDEAARARVLLGLRSVDAVVRFEEDTPLELITALQPDILTKGGDYTPETVVGREVVEARGGRLVLIPFLPGHSSSTIVERIKSGRGVLA; encoded by the coding sequence ATGACTTCACCCGCCCGCTACTTCCCCGACGCCCAGGCCTTCCTCCGGGCCCACCCCACCCGGAATGGCAAGCTCTGTTTTACCAACGGTTGCTTTGACCTGATCCACCCGGGCCACGTGCAGTACCTGGAGGACGCCCGGGCCCTGGGGGACTTCCTGGTGGTGGGCCTGAACTCCGACGCCTCCGTGGCCCGGCTCAAGGGCCCCAGCCGGCCCCTGCAGGACGAGGCGGCCCGGGCCCGGGTGCTGCTGGGCCTGCGCAGCGTGGACGCCGTGGTGCGCTTCGAGGAGGACACCCCCCTGGAACTCATCACCGCCCTGCAGCCCGACATCCTCACCAAGGGGGGGGACTACACGCCCGAGACCGTGGTGGGGCGGGAGGTGGTGGAGGCGCGGGGGGGCAGGCTCGTGCTCATCCCGTTCCTGCCGGGGCACAGCTCCAGCACCATCGTGGAGCGGATCAAATCGGGGCGGGGGGTCCTGGCCTAG
- a CDS encoding FmdB family zinc ribbon protein: MPLYEYRCETCGEKEEKLEGFSAPTEHACEHCGTAAGMKRQISRTAFNLAGGGWHAQGYSGPAPEKKEAAPAPSSAPKGGCAGGCACHSPAKDN, translated from the coding sequence ATGCCGCTGTATGAATACCGCTGCGAAACCTGCGGCGAAAAGGAAGAAAAACTGGAGGGCTTTTCCGCTCCCACCGAGCACGCCTGCGAACACTGCGGGACGGCGGCGGGGATGAAGCGCCAGATCTCCCGCACGGCCTTCAACCTGGCCGGAGGGGGCTGGCACGCCCAGGGCTATTCGGGCCCCGCCCCGGAAAAGAAGGAGGCCGCCCCGGCGCCCTCCTCCGCCCCCAAGGGGGGCTGCGCCGGCGGGTGCGCCTGCCATTCCCCGGCCAAGGACAACTGA
- the rpsL gene encoding 30S ribosomal protein S12: MPTINQLIRQGRSTFENKTKSPALDACPQKRGVCTRVFTTTPKKPNSALRKVARVRLTNGIECTTYIPGVGHNLQEHSIVLIRGGRVKDLPGVRYHVVRGTLDATGVAGRNQSRSKYGAKRPKAGAVAAKKK, translated from the coding sequence GTGCCAACCATCAATCAGCTGATCCGCCAGGGGCGGAGCACCTTCGAGAACAAGACCAAGAGCCCGGCGCTGGACGCCTGCCCCCAGAAGCGCGGCGTGTGCACCCGGGTCTTCACCACGACGCCCAAGAAGCCGAACTCGGCCCTCCGCAAGGTGGCCCGCGTCCGTCTCACCAACGGCATCGAGTGCACCACCTACATCCCCGGCGTGGGCCACAACCTGCAGGAGCACAGCATCGTGCTCATCCGCGGCGGCCGCGTGAAGGATCTCCCGGGCGTGCGCTATCACGTGGTCCGAGGCACCCTGGATGCCACCGGCGTCGCCGGCCGCAACCAGTCCCGTTCCAAGTACGGCGCCAAGCGCCCCAAGGCGGGTGCCGTCGCCGCCAAGAAGAAGTGA
- the rpsG gene encoding 30S ribosomal protein S7, translating to MSRRSSPAKREILPDPVYNSLTVSKFINVLMERGKKSTAERILYGALEIVAKKSGEEALEAFQKALNNIKPSVEVKSRRVGGATYQVPVEVPQSRRQSLAMRWLKTYSAGRGERTMRDKLAGEILDAMNFRGSSVKKKDDVHKMAEANKAFAHFRW from the coding sequence ATGAGCCGCCGTTCCAGCCCCGCCAAGCGCGAAATCCTGCCGGATCCCGTCTACAACAGCCTCACCGTCTCCAAGTTCATCAACGTCCTGATGGAGCGCGGCAAGAAGTCCACCGCCGAGCGCATCCTCTACGGGGCGCTGGAGATCGTCGCCAAGAAGTCCGGCGAGGAGGCCCTGGAGGCCTTCCAGAAGGCCCTGAACAACATCAAGCCCTCCGTCGAGGTGAAGTCCCGCCGCGTCGGCGGCGCCACCTACCAGGTGCCCGTGGAGGTTCCCCAGAGCCGCCGCCAGTCCCTGGCCATGCGCTGGCTCAAGACCTATTCCGCCGGCCGCGGCGAGCGCACCATGCGCGACAAGCTCGCCGGCGAGATCCTGGACGCCATGAACTTCCGCGGTTCCTCCGTGAAGAAGAAGGACGACGTCCACAAGATGGCCGAAGCCAACAAGGCCTTCGCCCACTTCCGCTGGTAG